Below is a genomic region from Flammeovirgaceae bacterium SG7u.111.
ACTTAAAACATTGACCTATGAAATCCCCTACCCTCGTCAGTGAATTTGTAGAACAATCTATTTTTAGACTGAAAGAAAACCTTGGGAAAATTGAAAAATGTGTGGCAGAACTGAGCGAAGAGGAAATTTGGAAGCGACCAAACGAATCATCGAACAGCGTGGGAAACCTGATAGTCCACCTGTGTGGAAACGTGACACAATACATTATTTCCTCCCTTGGTGAAAAAGAAGATTTGCGAGAAAGGAACAAGGAGTTTGAAGCCAAAGGGGGTTGGAGCAAAGCCGAACTGCTCGCCAAGCTTTCGACAACAGTACGGGAAGCTTCGGAGGTAATAAGCACAATGGATGAAGAAACCTTATTGAAAATGCGCTCGGTGCAAGGCTACGAGTTTTCCAGCTTGGGAAATATCCTTCACGTAGTTGAACATTTCTCCTATCACAGCGGGCAAATCGCCTTTTGGGTAAAACTCCTCAAAGACAAAGACCTAGGCTTTTATGCTGGTCTGGATTTGAATGCTAAAAATAAGGTGGGGTGATGGCTGCGCGATGGGGAATGTCGCAAAAAATTGAGTACGTGGACAAATATTACCATACAATAAAAACCCGTGGTTTGTCCACTTTTTGGAACAACGGCTATGAGACTAGAATCTAAGAGGCGTCCCCACCACAGCCCTAGGCATTAATTGATTTCTTTTGGGCAGGTACTTAATCGTAGTGAAACCTACACTTTGCAATTAAGATTTCATCTTCTTGGTATTTATAAATGAGCCTATGTTCACTATCAATTCTTCTCGACCAAAATCCTGAATATTTGTGTTTTAATGGCTCAGGTTTGCCTATCCCGTCAAATGGGTTTCGGGCAATATCTTTTAGCAATTCGTTGATTTTCTTTAGCTTCTTTTTATCTGTTTTTTGCCAATACAAATAATCTTCCCAAGACTCATCCACAAAAACATACCTCATCTTATTCCTCGATTAAGCCTTTTGAAACACCCTTTCCAGCTTTTAGTTTTTCAATAGCGGAATCTAGCCTCATTTCATTTTTTCGGGACGATAATTCATGACTAGTAGCCATGAGGGAGTTGTATTCTTCCAAAGACATTACTACAATACCAGACTCTTTCCCTCGATTGATAATCAAGGTTTCAAAGTTCTTTGCAACTTTGTCTAAATAGGATTTGATATCTTTTCTGAAATCTGAAACAGTTGTGGTCAGCATATTTTTTTGTATCTAATGATGTACAAATATATGTACATTATTAATACAAGTCAAGTTTTATATATGGTAAAAACCGACGACGTCGTTTGAAACGACGTCGTCGGTTTGTTTGCAGCCTAAAACAAAATCCTAAACTGTGGAATGGGGAATAGCCCCATTTGGTATTGTGTCACTATCGAATTGGAACGAGCATTAAATGTGTGCCTGTACTCGTTTTTCCTGTTCGTAACGTTTTGGATATCGATGGCAAACTCTTGGGTAGTTTTCTTCTTATTCACCCGATAAGTAATTTTCAGATCGGTTCGGAAATAATCACTATACCTTTCCGAGTACGCCAGCTCTTCAAGCCTTTCTTCCTGCCCTGTCTCAATAGATTTTTCAAGATCTATTGGCGTGTAGTAACGGCCCCCAGCGCTAGTCAGTTTCAAATCCACCGCCAACACCTTGTTCTTACTTCCCAAATTCCACTCTTTTCCACCCAACACATTCACCACATAATTCCCATTAAAAGCCGTATTTCTTTCTATCCCGTCACTCCCCTCGTACTTAGAATTAAACAGAGAAGTAGTTGCTAAAAAGTAGTATTGCTTGCTAAATACCTTTTCCAATGTTAGTTCTAGTCCATAGTTCGTCCCTTTTCCCTCGTTCACTAAAAAACCTTTGTCGGGCGTACCGAAATTATCTCCAGCATTGAGCATGGAAAAAGAGCTAGGGAAAGACTCAACCGGTGCATTTTGGAGCTTTTGATAATAGGCTTCAGCTTTTATCCTGAAATCGGGGAATAGCTGGTAGTTGTAGCCAAGGACAAAATGGTGGCTTTGGGTAAAATCCATGTCTTTATTAGAGCTGACAAACGAGCCATCCGCCAATTCGGAAAGTGTATAATACGTAGGCAACGGCTGTACTTGATGGTGCAATCCATAGCCAGCGTTAAGCGATTGTTTAGAGTTTAGGTTTATCCTAAGCCCAAGGCGAGGCTCTAGTGCCTGGCTTCCGCTTAGGTCAAAATATTGATGATGGAGACCCGTATTAAGGACTATATTTTGCGAAAACTTATGTTGCCAAGTCACATAGCTCCTTACAAGCGTGCTAAAGCCCTCGCCTTGTTTTATTGGAATCCAACCCGTCTCAGTTAGCGTGCTATCCACAAATTTGATGTCGTAAATATCCACTATCGAACCAACCAAAAGATTATCTTTCGCATTGAACTTATGGCTAAACATCAGGTGCGCACTATATTTATTTTGCCTATTATTGATGCTCGTATTATGGATAATTTGGCTTCTATCTTCCACACTTACCGAATCAATTTCCACCGACTCTTT
It encodes:
- a CDS encoding type II toxin-antitoxin system prevent-host-death family antitoxin, whose translation is MLTTTVSDFRKDIKSYLDKVAKNFETLIINRGKESGIVVMSLEEYNSLMATSHELSSRKNEMRLDSAIEKLKAGKGVSKGLIEE
- a CDS encoding Txe/YoeB family addiction module toxin, whose translation is MRYVFVDESWEDYLYWQKTDKKKLKKINELLKDIARNPFDGIGKPEPLKHKYSGFWSRRIDSEHRLIYKYQEDEILIAKCRFHYD
- a CDS encoding TonB-dependent receptor, producing MNEVKKIFLLSVLLCFSFSSFSQSVQTIRGQITDKDAKSPIIGATVTVVGSDPLIGAATDPNGYFTLKNVPIGRQELKISAIGYEEMIVPNILVLSGKEAQVNLQLVESITELSEVVVTANDGGIDDLNNDLAVVSARSFDMEQTARFAGARNDPARMATNFAGVSGANDARNDIIIRGNSPNGVLWRLEGIDIPSPNHFSSFGSTGGPVSMLNYNSLAKSDFMTAAFPSEYGNALAGVFDLRMKNGNNGKREFLGQIGFNGFEFGAEGPFSSKSKASYSVNYRYSTLGVFKALGINFGTGSAVPQYQDLNFKINLPTKNAGTFTVFGLGGDSNIELLGSEVDVASEKEDDLYGDENIDIYNKTKTGVFGVSHTYFFTPNTSYKLSVAATHQKESVEIDSVSVEDRSQIIHNTSINNRQNKYSAHLMFSHKFNAKDNLLVGSIVDIYDIKFVDSTLTETGWIPIKQGEGFSTLVRSYVTWQHKFSQNIVLNTGLHHQYFDLSGSQALEPRLGLRINLNSKQSLNAGYGLHHQVQPLPTYYTLSELADGSFVSSNKDMDFTQSHHFVLGYNYQLFPDFRIKAEAYYQKLQNAPVESFPSSFSMLNAGDNFGTPDKGFLVNEGKGTNYGLELTLEKVFSKQYYFLATTSLFNSKYEGSDGIERNTAFNGNYVVNVLGGKEWNLGSKNKVLAVDLKLTSAGGRYYTPIDLEKSIETGQEERLEELAYSERYSDYFRTDLKITYRVNKKKTTQEFAIDIQNVTNRKNEYRHTFNARSNSIVTQYQMGLFPIPQFRILF
- a CDS encoding DinB family protein; amino-acid sequence: MKSPTLVSEFVEQSIFRLKENLGKIEKCVAELSEEEIWKRPNESSNSVGNLIVHLCGNVTQYIISSLGEKEDLRERNKEFEAKGGWSKAELLAKLSTTVREASEVISTMDEETLLKMRSVQGYEFSSLGNILHVVEHFSYHSGQIAFWVKLLKDKDLGFYAGLDLNAKNKVG